A genome region from Polypterus senegalus isolate Bchr_013 chromosome 7, ASM1683550v1, whole genome shotgun sequence includes the following:
- the smad7 gene encoding mothers against decapentaplegic homolog 7, protein MFRTKRSGLVRRLWRSRAPGEGDGETDTRAHGTGGCCMGKAAKVSKPNPGSEAELKALTHSILKRIKEKQLEALLQAVESKGGARSPCLLLPGKVDSRLGQHSYPLPLLLCKVFRWPDLRHSSEIKRLPCCESYGKMNPELVCCNPHHMSRLCELESPPPPYSRYPMDFLKPPDSSDSVPSSTETGGTHFLAPGGLSDSQVLQEPGDHSHWCVVAYWEEKTRVGRLYSVQEPSLDIFYDLPQGNGFCLGQLNSDNKSQLVQKVRSKIGYGIQLTKEADGVWVYNRSCYPIFIKSATLDNPDSRTLLVHKVFPGFSIKAFDYEKAYSLQRPNDHEFTQQPWTGFTVQISFVKGWGQCYTRQFISSCPCWLEVIFNNR, encoded by the exons ATGTTCAGGACCAAACGATCGGGGCTCGTCCGGCGACTCTGGAGGAGCCGTGCGCCCGGGGAGGGCGACGGGGAGACGGATACCCGAGCGCATGGGACCGGGGGCTGCTGCATGGGCAAAGCGGCTAAGGTTTCCAAGCCTAACCCCGGATCTGAGGCTGAACTGAAAGCTCTGACCCACTCGATCCTAAAAAGAATCAAAGAGAAACAATTAGAGGCGCTTTTGCAGGCTGTGGAGTCGAAGGGGGGTGCCCGGAGCCCCTgcctcctcttgcctggcaaggTGGACTCCAGACTGGGTCAACATTCGTACCCCCTCCCGCTGCTGCTCTGTAAAGTTTTCAGGTGGCCGGATCTCAGGCATTCGTCCGAAATTAAGAGGCTACCTTGCTGTGAATCTTATGGGAAAATGAACCCAGAGCTCGTCTGCTGCAATCCCCACCATATGAGTAGACTGTGTGAACTAG AGTCTCCCCCTCCTCCTTACTCCAGATACCCAATGGACTTTCTCAAACCACCTG ATTCCTCTGACTCTGTGCCTTCCTCTACTGAAACTGGGGGAACTCATTTTTTGGCCCCTGGGGGGCTGTCAG ATTCCCAAGTTCTGCAGGAGCCAGGTGATCATTCTCACTGGTGCGTAGTGGCGTACTGGGAAGAAAAGACGCGAGTGGGCCGGCTGTACTCAGTGCAGGAGCCTTCCCTGGATATTTTCTATGACCTACCTCAGGGGAATGGCTTCTGCCTTGGACAGCTCAATTCGGACAACAAGAGCCAGCTGGTTCAAAAGGTGCGCAGCAAGATTGGTTACGGTATTCAGCTGACCAAGGAGGCAGATGGCGTGTGGGTGTATAACCGCAGCTGCTACCCAATCTTCATCAAGTCGGCCACACTGGACAACCCAGACTCGCGGACGTTGCTGGTTCACAAGGTGTTCCCTGGGTTCTCCATCAAGGCCTTCGATTATGAGAAGGCCTACAGTTTGCAGAGGCCGAATGACCACGAGTTCACACAGCAGCCCTGGACCGGTTTCACTGTACAGATCAGCTTTGTGAAGGGCTGGGGCCAGTGTTACACAAGACAGTTTATCAGCAGCTGCCCATGCTGGCTAGAGGTTATTTTCAATAATCGATAG